One window of the Haloarcula halobia genome contains the following:
- a CDS encoding zinc-dependent metalloprotease has protein sequence MGLYHSVRAVARASGDGPIDWEAVAAAAKAGTDPGDLDVSTAEREGYATDVRDARDRVRRVSELDFDLPETVEIQNRHHWIDANVATFERVMAPIEQQAEYIPGIARVVNTGSMAFALSFLGNNVLGQYDPLLLADGDEHALYFVRPNIQRVAGQLDVDGDRFRRWIAFHEVTHAAEFGAAPWLSDHLEESMETAIDKLSDGNLDRSSLGELDTTMTAVEGYAELLMDRAFDDQYDDLRRKVDERRKGRGPVATLVRRLLGLGMKRQQYERGKAFFDAVVDDRGVAAAGRVWDRPENLPTREELDAPDLWIARVDP, from the coding sequence ATGGGACTGTACCATAGCGTCAGGGCCGTCGCGCGGGCGTCGGGCGACGGGCCCATCGACTGGGAGGCCGTCGCCGCCGCGGCGAAAGCGGGGACGGACCCCGGTGACCTCGACGTCTCGACGGCCGAGCGTGAGGGGTACGCGACCGACGTCCGGGACGCGAGAGACCGCGTCCGGCGCGTCAGCGAACTCGACTTCGACCTGCCCGAGACGGTCGAGATCCAGAACCGCCACCACTGGATCGACGCCAACGTCGCTACGTTCGAGCGGGTGATGGCACCGATCGAGCAGCAGGCGGAGTACATCCCGGGCATCGCCCGGGTCGTCAACACCGGGTCGATGGCCTTCGCGCTCTCGTTTCTCGGGAACAACGTCCTCGGCCAGTACGATCCGCTCTTGCTGGCCGACGGCGACGAGCACGCGCTGTACTTCGTCCGGCCGAACATCCAGCGCGTCGCCGGGCAACTCGACGTCGACGGCGACCGGTTCCGCCGCTGGATCGCTTTCCACGAGGTGACACACGCGGCGGAGTTCGGGGCCGCGCCGTGGCTCTCTGACCACCTCGAGGAGTCGATGGAGACGGCCATCGACAAGTTGAGCGACGGGAACCTCGACCGCTCGTCGCTCGGCGAACTCGACACGACGATGACGGCCGTCGAGGGGTACGCGGAGCTGCTGATGGACCGGGCGTTCGACGACCAGTACGACGACCTGCGGCGGAAGGTCGACGAGCGCCGGAAGGGACGTGGCCCGGTGGCGACGCTGGTCCGGCGCCTTCTGGGCCTCGGGATGAAGCGCCAGCAGTACGAGCGGGGCAAGGCGTTTTTCGACGCAGTGGTCGACGACCGGGGCGTCGCTGCCGCGGGCCGGGTCTGGGACCGCCCCGAGAACCTCCCGACCCGGGAGGAACTCGACGCTCCGGACCTGTGGATAGCGCGGGTCGACCCATAG
- a CDS encoding DUF420 domain-containing protein — translation MQVTVRDNVGPITGLLTVVSLAVVFGAVLGAIPRSVLPHPPDAVVDAIPHVNAALSLVAIGTILGGIRAIRRGDVRRHRRLMLATFGLFVAFLVLYLYRVIFEGPTQFAGPAVLETYVYFPLLAIHILLAIVAIPLVYYVLLLAFSHPPARLSETNHPRVGKAAATLWLVSFSLGVVVYLLLYVFW, via the coding sequence ATGCAGGTGACTGTTCGTGACAACGTCGGGCCGATAACCGGCCTCCTGACGGTCGTCTCGCTCGCCGTCGTGTTCGGCGCCGTCCTGGGTGCGATTCCCCGGTCGGTGCTGCCCCATCCCCCCGACGCCGTCGTCGACGCCATCCCCCACGTCAACGCTGCCCTGAGTCTCGTCGCCATCGGCACGATCCTCGGCGGGATTCGCGCCATCCGTCGCGGCGACGTCCGCCGGCACCGACGGCTGATGCTCGCCACCTTCGGGCTGTTCGTCGCGTTCCTCGTCCTCTATCTCTACCGGGTCATCTTCGAGGGGCCCACGCAGTTCGCGGGCCCCGCCGTCCTCGAGACGTACGTCTACTTCCCGCTGCTCGCGATACACATCCTGCTGGCCATCGTCGCCATCCCGCTGGTGTACTACGTCCTCCTGCTCGCGTTCTCGCACCCGCCCGCCCGGCTGTCCGAGACCAACCACCCGCGAGTGGGAAAGGCCGCGGCGACGCTGTGGCTCGTCTCCTTCTCGCTGGGCGTCGTGGTCTATCTCCTGTTGTACGTGTTCTGGTGA